One bacterium genomic region harbors:
- a CDS encoding type II toxin-antitoxin system VapC family toxin, which yields MRSYLFDSFALLCWLQEEEGFKLVDRFILDAQAGKVNLYLSIINLGEIYYRIAKVAGLKTARNVLEKIRFLPLRIISASDNLVMKAAELKARYPIAYADAFALATALEHQAVIITGDPEFRVIKEKFEIIWIRSYNE from the coding sequence ATGAGAAGTTATCTTTTTGATTCCTTTGCTCTCCTCTGTTGGCTTCAGGAAGAGGAAGGATTTAAACTGGTTGACCGGTTTATTCTGGACGCCCAAGCCGGTAAGGTCAATCTTTATCTCAGCATTATCAACCTGGGAGAAATTTACTACCGGATTGCTAAGGTCGCTGGCCTTAAAACTGCCCGTAACGTGCTGGAAAAGATCAGATTTCTTCCTCTTAGGATTATATCCGCTTCGGATAACTTGGTGATGAAAGCTGCTGAACTGAAAGCCCGATATCCTATTGCCTATGCTGATGCCTTTGCTTTAGCTACCGCCCTGGAGCATCAGGCAGTTATTATTACCGGTGACCCTGAATTCAGGGTGATCAAGGAAAAGTTTGAGATTATCTGGATAAGAAGTTATAACGAGTAA
- a CDS encoding AbrB/MazE/SpoVT family DNA-binding domain-containing protein, with protein sequence MSLVRMSTKGQIVIPKVVREKLGLKPNSRIKLELFEDHAEISALPDYVQELRGILKDKPSMTEDLLREHGNEVKADEGLLIRVLHQEPESEG encoded by the coding sequence ATGAGTCTGGTAAGAATGTCCACGAAGGGACAGATTGTCATCCCGAAAGTAGTAAGAGAGAAATTGGGGTTAAAACCAAATTCCAGGATCAAATTGGAATTGTTTGAAGACCATGCTGAAATTTCAGCTTTGCCGGATTATGTTCAGGAATTGAGAGGGATATTAAAAGATAAGCCTTCCATGACCGAGGATCTGCTGAGGGAGCACGGAAATGAAGTTAAAGCAGATGAGGGGCTATTAATCAGAGTGCTTCACCAGGAACCTGAGAGCGAAGGGTAA
- a CDS encoding ferritin-like domain-containing protein produces the protein MASDKLKEMLNQAIARELAVSIQYMWQHVQEKGITGETLKDELRKISIVEMKHAEAIADRLNYLGGIPTTQPGPINVGTSVHEMIQLDKKQEEDAINHYRGIIDLADREHDPTTRQLFESILAQEEEHHDFFSRVLE, from the coding sequence ATGGCTTCAGATAAGTTGAAAGAAATGTTAAATCAGGCAATTGCCAGGGAATTGGCGGTAAGTATCCAGTATATGTGGCAGCACGTTCAGGAAAAAGGCATCACCGGAGAGACACTGAAAGACGAGTTACGGAAAATATCCATCGTGGAAATGAAGCATGCAGAGGCTATCGCTGACCGATTGAATTATCTGGGTGGAATTCCCACTACCCAGCCGGGTCCAATCAATGTCGGAACGAGCGTTCACGAGATGATTCAACTGGACAAGAAACAGGAAGAGGATGCGATCAACCATTACCGGGGGATCATCGATCTGGCTGATCGCGAACATGATCCTACCACCCGCCAGTTATTCGAATCAATTCTGGCCCAGGAAGAAGAGCACCACGACTTT